In the Armatimonadota bacterium genome, GATGAACAGCAGCTGTGCCAGGCCCAGCCCGAACGCGGCGATGGAGATGGCGGTGTTCAGGGGCTGGACGTCCCGCAGGCGCTCGAACAGCTGGTACGCGTAGTAGCGGCGGGTGACGCCCGCGAAGCCCAGGAAGTGCATGGGGAAGAACGTGGCGTAGATGCCGATGAACGTCAGCCAGAAGTGCAGGCGGCCCAACCGCTCGTTCAGCATCCGGCCGAACATCTTGGGGAACCAGTGGTAGACGCCTGCGAAGACGCCGAACATGGCGGCGCTGGCCATCACGAAGTGGAAGTGCGCCACCACGAAGTAGGTGTCGTGCATCTGGATGTCCACCGGCGGCTGGGCCAGGAAGACCCCGGTGAGCCCGCCCGTGACGAACAGCGAGACGAAGCCGATGGCGAAGAGCATGGCCGGGGTGAACCGGATGCGGGCCCGCCACAGCGTCGCCAGCCAGTTGAACGTCTTCACGGCCGAGGGCACGGCGATGGCCAGGGTGGTGGTCATGAAGGCCATGCCGACCAGCGGGTGCATGCCGCTGGTGTACATGTGGTGGCCCCAGACCAGGAACGAGAGGATGCCGATCGCCGCCATGGACCCCACCATGAAGGGGTAGCCGAAGATGGGCTTGCGGCTGTTGGCTGCCAGGATGTCCGAGACCATGCCCATCGGCGGCAGGATGAGCACGTAGACCTCGGGATGCCCCAGGAACCAGAACAGGTGCTGCCAGAGGATGGGGTTCCCGCCGGTGTGCGACAGCAGCTGCCCGCCCACCACCACCTCGGGCACGAAGAAGCTGGTCCCGGCCAGCCGGTCGAACAGCAGCATGATCACCGCCGCGGTCAGCACCGGGAACGACAGCAGCATGAGCAGCGCCGTGATGAACATGGCCCAGATCGTCAGCGGCAGGCGCAGCATGGACATGCCCCGCGCCCGCAGCTGGAGCACCGTGGTGATGTAGTTCAAGCCGCCGAACAGGAACGCCAGGATCAACACCACCAGGCTCAGCAGCCACAGCGTCTGCCCCAGGCCCGACCCCGGCGCGGCCTGCGCGACGGCCGACAGCGGCGGGTAGGCGGTCCAGCCGCTGCTCGGCGCGCCACCGGTCACGACGAACGCCGCCAGCAGCAGGACCACGGCCGGCGGGTACAGCCAGTACGAGAGGGCGTTCATGAAGGGGAACGCCATGTCCCGGGCGCCGATCTGCAGCGGGATCAGGAAGTTGCCAAATCCCCCCGACAGCGCCGTGGTCAGCACGAAGAAGATCATGATGGTGCCGTGCATGGTGACCAGCGCCAGGTAGAAGTCGGGCTTCAGCACCCCGTTCTGGAAGCCCCCGGGCATGAGGGCCTGCAGCTCCGGCCAGCGCCACCCGGGGAACCCCAGCTGCAGCCGGATCAGCATGGCCAGCACCCCGCCGATCAGCGCCATCACCATCGACGTCAGCAGGTACTGGATGCCGATGATCTTGTGGTCGAGGCTGAAGATGTACTTGCGGAAGAAGCCCAGCTCGTGCTCGACGTGCTCGGTGGTGGCCGCGGCGTGCGAAGTACTCATCGGTTCCGACTCCTCACGCGAGGGATGGGCGCTACCGCGCCGGGGGCAGGGCCGGTTTCTGCTGGCCCAGCCACGCCTGGAACGCGTCAGGGCCCTCGACGATCACCCTGCCGCGCATCACGTAGTGGCCGACGCCGCACAGCTCGGCGCAGGCGATCTCGTAGACGCCGGTCTTCGTGGGGACGAACCAGGTCTCCACGGTCATGCCGGGCACCGCGTCCTGTTTGACCCGGAACTCGGCGACGAAGAAGCTGTGGATCACGTCGCGGGCCCGTACCCGCACCCGCACCGGGCGGTCCACCACCAGGTGGAGGTCGCGGGTGACGAGGTCGTCGGCCGCGGCCGGGTCGGCGGGGTCGAGCCCCCAGGGGTTCCGCCGCGGGTCGATGAGCTTCGGGTCCGTCCGCCCGAACCGCCCGTCGGGGCCCGGGTAGCGGAACTGCCAGGCGAACTGCTCGCCGCGGACTTCGACCACCATGGCGTCGGAGGGGGGCGCGCGGTGGATCTTCGACCAGACCACGCCGCTCATCGAGACCATCACGGCCAGCCCCACGGCCGGCACGAGGGTGTAGGTGAGCTCCAGCCGCCGGTGCTCGTGCCAGTGCGCGGCCCGCTCGTCACCCCGGGCGCCGTGCCGCCACACCAGGTACCCCAGGAACGCGTGGACCAGGACGAAGATGGCGCCGGTGATCCACAGCGTGCTGTAGAAGAGGCGGTCGATCAGCACGCCGTGCGCCGACGCAACCGGCGGCAGCCACCAGCGACCACGGGCGTAGAGCGTGAACGCCACGCCGAGGGCCACGGTGGCGAAGATCAGCGCCGCGACCTTGGCCGCCGTGCGGCGCTCGTCCGCGTGGGTGGGGATGGGCATGCGTGCCAACCTCGGTCAGCGGTCTGGGGTCGTGCGACAAGTGTACCAATTGGCGCCGCGGATGCCAAACTCCTGCGGTCAGGCGCCGCCGCGCGTGCCGGTGGGCCGCCGCGGGCCGGGATCGGCTCGACGCTCCCAGGCCAGCCCGGTGTCGCCACGGCGCGGTGGCGGGCGGAGCCTGGCGGGGTCGGGCCGTCCGGGCACCGGCAGCAGGGCGCCGTCCGCCGCGCACGAAAAGAGTCCCCCAGAAGGCGCTGGTCGCTTCGGGCGCACCGCGGCGCCGGAGAGTACCGGTGGATGCACTCCATCACCTGAAGACGTTCTTCGAGGGCGAGGACGAGGTGGCTGCGGTCTACGTCTACGGCCGCTATCCACCCGGGCCCAGTTTTCCCGACACCGACATCGAGCTGGCGCTGCTCTTCCCCGACGACGCCGACGAGGACGACGTGCGCGGGTACCTGGAGCGGCTCTCGGAGCAGAACCCGCTGGGCCCGCTCCCGGGCATCCTGATGCCGGCTGCCCTCAACACCCACATCCTGCCCGTGATCTACGAGGTGTTGACCGCCGGCGAGCTGCTGGTGGACAACGATCCCGCCACGCGCGAGGCGTTCGCGGCGCGCACCCGGGCCCGCCTGGAGGCGGAACGGCCGCAGCTGTTGCAGGACGCCCGCATCGCCATCCTGCAGGCCCGGTCGCTGGGGCTCGCCCAGCCCGCCCGGGCCGAGGCCCTGCTGCCCCAGCCGCCGAAGTCCCTCGACCCGATGCGCATCGGCTGGCGGTTGGGCCGCCTGCTGGCGTCGTCCAGCATGCTCGAGACGCTGACGCGCGACGCCGAGGCCGCCGGCCGCGACGCCGACCGGCTGGCGCAGGTGCTCGGGTGGTTCAGCAACGGGGCGGGCGCGGCCACCGGCATCGCCAAGGCGATGCTCAGCATCTTCGACCTGGAACGGCCGCCGCGGCGCTGGCAGGTCTTCCTGCCGCTGGCCGACCAGGCGCTGGTGCCCATGGACCTGGCCCTGGAACTGGCGTCGATGGTGGAAGTGCGCTGGCAGGTGCTGACGTCCACCGGCCTGCTCTCGGCCGAGCGGCTGACCGCGCGCGTCCGCGGCTTCCTGCCCGCCATGGTGGCGTTCGCCCGGCAGGCTGCGTGGTTCTGCGAGGTCCCCGGGGGCGACGCGCACGTCCACTGAGGCGGGCCGGCACCCCGTGGGCCGGCGCCCAAGGAACCGGCCGGGGGCAACGCGAACACCACCTGCGGCGCGCGCAGCGCGCAGCACGCGCCGGCGCGCGGGGCGCGCCGGCGTCCGGGCGCAGGAGGTCTGTGTGACGGACCCGGTACGGATCGAGATCCAGCCCACGCCGAACGTCAACGCCATGAAGTTCGTGCTGAACCGGCGGCTGACGGAAGGCCGCAGCCAGACCTTCCGCTCGCCCCAGGAGGCCGCGGGTCACCCGCTGGCAGCGCGGCTGCTGGCGATTCCCGGCGTGGTGCAGGTGTTCCTGCTGAACGACTTCCTGACGGTGACGCGCGACCCTTCGGCCGCGTGGGAGGAGATCGTCGACGCGGCGCAGGCCGCGATTCGCGACCACTTCGCCGGCTGAAGGCCGCGCGCCGGCCACCACGCCCACGGAGACGGAGGGATCGGTGTGACGGACAGGCCATTCGAGGTCATCGCCGAGATCGCCCTGCAGGGCCTGCCGACCAGCGGCGACATCGCCCGCGTCGGCGAGGAGGTCGAGCGCGCGCGGCAGGCCACGCCTGCCGTCGTGCGCGCTACGGTCGTGCCGCCGGCGCGGTTTCGCGACGGCACCTACTGCCTCGAGACGCGGTGCGCGGTGTGGGCGGCCGATGGCGCCGCCGCGGTGGCCGCGGTGGAGCGGCTGCTGCGCGGCGCCGGCCTGACGACCCGGACCGTGCACCTCTCCGGCCGCGCGCTCACCGCGGCCGACGTGCCCCCGCCGCCTGCACAGCCCCAGACCACAACGGGCGGGTCGGGGAGCAGCCGCCCTGCGCCGGCGCGCCGGCGGGGCGCGCGCGCGGCGAACGCGGCGGGCAAAGCGGCGCCGGCAGCGCGCCGGCGCGGTGGGGCAGGAGCGTCGCGCGGGGCAGCGTCCAAGGGCAAAGCTTCCAGCAGCCGTCGGGGGCGGTAGAGCACCTGGAACACGCTGGCGCGACGGTCAGCGTGGCCGCCGGAGGACGAGGCGGGCGATAGGAGACCTCGGGCATCGCCGGCAGACCACGGGACCACGGTGGGGCGACACCGCAGGGCGGCGTGTGAGTCTGTAGGCCCTGCCCAGCCACGCGTTAGCCGGTGCGCTCGCCCTCGGGGATCTCCGTAACGAGCCAGACCGGCGCCTCCAGCAGCCGTCGGATCTCCCCCAGGAACTGGGCGGCCTCGGCGCCGTCGGTGACCCGGTGGTCGGCGGAGAGCGTCGCGTGCATCACCGTGGCCACCTGCACGGTGCCGTCGCGCACCACCGGCGTCGGTGTCGCTGCGCCCACGGCCAGGATGGCGGCCTGCGGGGGATTGACGATGGCGGCGAACGCCTCCACGCCGTAGGGTCCCAGGTTGCTCACCGTGAAGGTGCCGCCGACGAGATCGTCGGGCCGGAGGTGGCCGGCCCGCGCCCGCTCGATGAGGGCCTTGCTCTCGTGGGCGATGACCCACAGCGGCTTGCGGTCGACGTCGTGCAGGACCGGGGAGACGAGCCCCTCGGCGACCGGCACCGCGATGCTGATGTTGACGGCAGCCGGGTGGCGGATCACGTCGCCCGCAAACGACGCGTTGAGGTTGGGGTAGCGCCGCAGCGCCAGCGCCGCAGCCCGGACCACCAGGTCGTTGACGGTGACCTTCGCGGCCTCGGGCAGCCGGTCGTTGAGTTGCCGGCGCAGGTCCAGGGCGGCGTCCATGGCGATGGCCATGGTCACGTAGAAGTGCGGCACCTGCTGTTTGCTCTCGGTCATGCGGCGCGCGATGGTGGCACGCATGCGCGAGAGCGGCACCTCGCGCCCTGCAGCCGCCGGGGGCATCGCGGGCGCTGGTGTCGGTGCGGGGCGGGCGGCACGTGCCGCGATGGCGGCCTCGACGTCTTCTTTGGTGATGCGCCCTTCGGGGCCGCTGCCGCGGATCGTCTCGAGCGGGATGCCGTGCTCGGCCGCCAGCCGGCGCGCCAGGGGCGAGGCCCGTACCGCGCCGGCCGGCGGCGCGGCGGGGGGTGCGCTCGCCGGTGGGGGAGCGGCTGCCTGCGCAGTCGCCGCAGCGGCCGGCGCGCCGGTGCCCGCGGGGGTCTCTGGCGCCCGGGACGGCGGTGCCTCGGCAGCCGGCGCCGCCTCGCCGGGCCGCGTCAGGATGGCGATGGGCGCGCCGACCGGTACCGCGCTCCCCGGCGCCACCAGCACACGGCTGAGGACGCCGTCCCACTCGGCCTCCAGCTCGACGTTGACCTTGTCGGTCTCGATCTCGGCGATGGGCTCGCCCTTGCGCACCGGGTCGCCCGGCTGCTTCAGCCACCGGAGCACCTTGCCCTCGGTCATGGCGTCGCCCATCTTGGGCATGATGACCTCGGCCATCAACCGACCCCCTGACGCGCAGCGCTGTCGTCGGGAGCCCAGAGCCACACGCGGCAGCCCGTCGGTCGGTCTCCCATGCTACCGCCCCTCACGGTAGAGCACGCGGCGGGCCGCGGCCACGATGTCGGCCTCGTGGGGGATCGCCAGCAGCTCCAGCTCGCGGGCGTAGGGCATCGGCACGTCCGCGCCGGTGACGCGTTCCACCGGCGCGTCCAGCAGGTCGAACGCGCCCTCGTAGATCGTCGCCGCGATCTCGGCGGCGGCGCCAAAGGGCTTCCACTGTTCCTGCACCACCACCGCGCGGTGCGTCTTCGCCACGGAGCGCACCAGCGTCTCGCCGTCCAGCGGCCGCAGCGAGCGCAGGTTGATCACCTCGGCGTCGATGCCCTCGTCGGCGAGCTGCCGCGCGGCCTCCAGCGCCACCAGGAGCATCCGGCTGTAGGCCACGATGGTGACGTCGCGCCCCGGCCGCGCCACCTCGGCCCGGCCGAACGGCAGCGCGCCGTCGCCGTCGGGGACGGGGCCCTTGGTGCCGTACAGCGCGGCGTTCTCCAGGAAGATCACCGGATCGCGGCCCCGCAGCGCCGTGCGCAGCAGGCCCCACGCGTCGGCCGGGGTCGCCGGCGCCACCACCCGCAGCCCGGGGACGTGGGCGTAGAACACCTCGACACTCTGGGAGTGCTGTGCCGACAGCTGGACCCCCGCGCCGTTGGGTCCGCGGATCACCAGCGGCACGTCGACCTGCCCGCCCGAGAAGTAGCGCACCTTGGCCGCGTTGTTGACGATCTGGTCGAAGGCCAGCAGCGAGAAGTTCCAGGTCATCACCTCGACCACCGGCCGCAGGCCCAGCAGGGCCATGCCGATGGCGGCGCCCACGAACCCTTCCTCGGAGATCGGGGTGTCGATGACGCGCCGCGGCCCGAACCGTGCCAGCAGGTCCGCGGTGACCCGGAACGTCCCCTGGTAGAGCCCGATGTCCTCGCCGAGCAACAGCACCGTCGGATCGCGCTCCATCGCGTCGATGAGCGCGGCGCGGATGGCGTCGCGGTAGGTGAGCTCAGGCATCGGCGGGCGCGCCGTAGACGTGCGCCGTCAGCTCCTCGGGGCCGGGCGGCGGGCTCTCCTCGGCAAAGCGCACGGCCTCGGCCACGACCTGTTCGGCCTCCTCCTGGATGCGCGCGACGGTGGCGTCGTCCAGCACGCCGGCCTCGCGCAACCGGCGCTCCAGCAGCAGGATGGGATCACGACGGCGCTGCGCGTCGACCTCCTCCTTGGTGCGGTACGGCTGGAACAGGTCGGCGGCGCCGTGGCCGGCGAAGCGGTAGGTGAGGGCCTCCACCGCGTACGGGCGCCCGGTGGCCCGCACGTCGGCGATGACCCGGGCTGCGGTCTGTCGCACCACGAAGAAGTCCATGCCGTCGATGCGCTCGCCGGGGATGGCGTACTGCGCGAAGCGCGCCGCCAGGTCGGTCACGGCCGACGAGCGCACGACCGACGTGCCCATGGCGTACTCGTTGTTCTCGACCACGAGGACCAGCGGGCACAGCCCCTCCTTCCCCCACAGCCCGGCCATGTTCAGGGCCTCGTGGAGGGCGCCGCTGTTCATGGCCCCATCGCCCAGGAAGCAGACGCACACACGGTCCTCCTGACGGTACCGCAGCGCGTAGGCGGCTCCCACGGCGAGCGGGACGTGGGCGCCCACGATGCCGTAGCCGCCGTAGAACCCCCGCGCCACGTCGAACAGGTGCATCGAGCCGCCCTTGCCGCGGGCGAGCCCCGTGACCTTCCCGAACAACTCCGCCATGACCGCCCCCGGGGACGCACCGCGGAACAGGGCGTGGGCGTGGTCGCGGTAGGCGGTGAAGAAGATGTCGGTCTCGCGCAGTTCG is a window encoding:
- a CDS encoding cbb3-type cytochrome c oxidase subunit I — its product is MSTSHAAATTEHVEHELGFFRKYIFSLDHKIIGIQYLLTSMVMALIGGVLAMLIRLQLGFPGWRWPELQALMPGGFQNGVLKPDFYLALVTMHGTIMIFFVLTTALSGGFGNFLIPLQIGARDMAFPFMNALSYWLYPPAVVLLLAAFVVTGGAPSSGWTAYPPLSAVAQAAPGSGLGQTLWLLSLVVLILAFLFGGLNYITTVLQLRARGMSMLRLPLTIWAMFITALLMLLSFPVLTAAVIMLLFDRLAGTSFFVPEVVVGGQLLSHTGGNPILWQHLFWFLGHPEVYVLILPPMGMVSDILAANSRKPIFGYPFMVGSMAAIGILSFLVWGHHMYTSGMHPLVGMAFMTTTLAIAVPSAVKTFNWLATLWRARIRFTPAMLFAIGFVSLFVTGGLTGVFLAQPPVDIQMHDTYFVVAHFHFVMASAAMFGVFAGVYHWFPKMFGRMLNERLGRLHFWLTFIGIYATFFPMHFLGFAGVTRRYYAYQLFERLRDVQPLNTAISIAAFGLGLAQLLFIANFVYSLFWGPRAERNPWRATTLEWQAPSPPPHGNWGAVEPEVHRWAYDYSVPGAPEDFIPQTTPAAAVAAPAHGHGGHA
- the coxB gene encoding cytochrome c oxidase subunit II, with the protein product MPIPTHADERRTAAKVAALIFATVALGVAFTLYARGRWWLPPVASAHGVLIDRLFYSTLWITGAIFVLVHAFLGYLVWRHGARGDERAAHWHEHRRLELTYTLVPAVGLAVMVSMSGVVWSKIHRAPPSDAMVVEVRGEQFAWQFRYPGPDGRFGRTDPKLIDPRRNPWGLDPADPAAADDLVTRDLHLVVDRPVRVRVRARDVIHSFFVAEFRVKQDAVPGMTVETWFVPTKTGVYEIACAELCGVGHYVMRGRVIVEGPDAFQAWLGQQKPALPPAR
- a CDS encoding nucleotidyltransferase domain-containing protein gives rise to the protein MDALHHLKTFFEGEDEVAAVYVYGRYPPGPSFPDTDIELALLFPDDADEDDVRGYLERLSEQNPLGPLPGILMPAALNTHILPVIYEVLTAGELLVDNDPATREAFAARTRARLEAERPQLLQDARIAILQARSLGLAQPARAEALLPQPPKSLDPMRIGWRLGRLLASSSMLETLTRDAEAAGRDADRLAQVLGWFSNGAGAATGIAKAMLSIFDLERPPRRWQVFLPLADQALVPMDLALELASMVEVRWQVLTSTGLLSAERLTARVRGFLPAMVAFARQAAWFCEVPGGDAHVH
- a CDS encoding NifU N-terminal domain-containing protein translates to MTDPVRIEIQPTPNVNAMKFVLNRRLTEGRSQTFRSPQEAAGHPLAARLLAIPGVVQVFLLNDFLTVTRDPSAAWEEIVDAAQAAIRDHFAG
- a CDS encoding dihydrolipoamide acetyltransferase family protein, giving the protein MAEVIMPKMGDAMTEGKVLRWLKQPGDPVRKGEPIAEIETDKVNVELEAEWDGVLSRVLVAPGSAVPVGAPIAILTRPGEAAPAAEAPPSRAPETPAGTGAPAAAATAQAAAPPPASAPPAAPPAGAVRASPLARRLAAEHGIPLETIRGSGPEGRITKEDVEAAIAARAARPAPTPAPAMPPAAAGREVPLSRMRATIARRMTESKQQVPHFYVTMAIAMDAALDLRRQLNDRLPEAAKVTVNDLVVRAAALALRRYPNLNASFAGDVIRHPAAVNISIAVPVAEGLVSPVLHDVDRKPLWVIAHESKALIERARAGHLRPDDLVGGTFTVSNLGPYGVEAFAAIVNPPQAAILAVGAATPTPVVRDGTVQVATVMHATLSADHRVTDGAEAAQFLGEIRRLLEAPVWLVTEIPEGERTG
- a CDS encoding alpha-ketoacid dehydrogenase subunit beta: MPELTYRDAIRAALIDAMERDPTVLLLGEDIGLYQGTFRVTADLLARFGPRRVIDTPISEEGFVGAAIGMALLGLRPVVEVMTWNFSLLAFDQIVNNAAKVRYFSGGQVDVPLVIRGPNGAGVQLSAQHSQSVEVFYAHVPGLRVVAPATPADAWGLLRTALRGRDPVIFLENAALYGTKGPVPDGDGALPFGRAEVARPGRDVTIVAYSRMLLVALEAARQLADEGIDAEVINLRSLRPLDGETLVRSVAKTHRAVVVQEQWKPFGAAAEIAATIYEGAFDLLDAPVERVTGADVPMPYARELELLAIPHEADIVAAARRVLYREGR
- the pdhA gene encoding pyruvate dehydrogenase (acetyl-transferring) E1 component subunit alpha, with amino-acid sequence MPNRTGRPDDSATSALATDRRSPEHLTSAVAWYRQMVIARRFEEETERAFRRGKIGGYLHVYSGQEAVAAGFLAELRETDIFFTAYRDHAHALFRGASPGAVMAELFGKVTGLARGKGGSMHLFDVARGFYGGYGIVGAHVPLAVGAAYALRYRQEDRVCVCFLGDGAMNSGALHEALNMAGLWGKEGLCPLVLVVENNEYAMGTSVVRSSAVTDLAARFAQYAIPGERIDGMDFFVVRQTAARVIADVRATGRPYAVEALTYRFAGHGAADLFQPYRTKEEVDAQRRRDPILLLERRLREAGVLDDATVARIQEEAEQVVAEAVRFAEESPPPGPEELTAHVYGAPADA